The DNA segment CGCAGACGGTGTTACCTTCAGAGATCTTTCCGAGGCGGTTGGTTTTTCCGACGGAATGGAGGACATGCTCAATGAGCATTGTCTTACCCGTTCCGCCGTGACCTAGGATCCCCACGTTGCGAACCTTGCTGGAATCTGCGCTGGACATTCTGGTTCCCTCCCGTATCGTTGCGAAAAGAGGTCGATTCGGCGCTCCGCAGGCGCCCAGGTTAGGAATCCGTTAGCGCCGCCGACTGGGGCACTGAGTATACCCGCCACACACTGGACGCCTCAAGTCGGGCTTACCGGCATTTCCCATGCCCGCAGACGGCGCAGAAGGACGCAGACGGGGTTTGTCATGTTGGACTCGGATGGGAAGAGGTGATCGTGCGACCGGAAGAGCTGCCATCTATACTTTGGCGTGATTCACCATGATTGTCTAAATCGTTGGCGTTGACTGGCAGACGTTTGGTACACTTTCAGAGAGGCGCCCGTATCATGATTCGGGCGTTCTTTTTTCGGTGGATGGGCTTCGATAACCGTCAAAGGGCACAGCGATGGGCCTATTTTCGTCCCAGATCGCCATAAAGAAGATGGTCCCGCTCTGTCGCCAGATTGCGACGACGTACGACGCGGGCATCCCGATCGTGCGTGCGCTTGACGTGGTGGGACGCCAGCAGAAGGACAAGCAAGTCCGCGAACTGCTGACCCAGATGAACGATTCCATCAAGAATGGTTCGTCGCTGGCCGAGGCCGCGCGCGCACAAAGTAAAGTTCTGCCGACTTTCTTCATCGAGTTGATCGCAAGCGGCGAGCGCGGCGGCAAGCTCGACGTGATGTTGCGGGATTTGGCGCAGTATTTCGAAGACCGTCTCGACATGCAGCGGCAGATTTCGCGAACCATGATGTATCCCTGCATTCAGCTGGCATTTGCCTGGTTTTGCGGGACGTTTGCGTTGCGGCTGATTCCAAAGATCACGGCTGGATTCGCCGGTAAAGGTGAGGCTTTTGACCTGATGGCATACTTCCGAGAGTATGCCATCTTTCAGGCAGAGGCGATGCTCTTTTTTGCTACATTTTTTGCGATTTGCGTGGTACTCTCCCGGCTTGGATTGTTCGGCTATATATGGGGATTCTTTGCCACGAAGATGTGGCCTTTGTCTCAGGTTACGCGACGATTCGCGCTGGCCCGGTTTTTCCGTAGCATGTCGTTACTCATTGGGAGCGGATTGCGAATCGATCATTGCGTGGAAAGCTCCGCGGCCGTGACCGCCAATCCGTACATGAAGAACGATTTGCTCAAAGCCATTCCGCTAATTCGCGATGGTTCGACTCTGGTGGAAGCCTTCAGCGTATCGCGTTATCTGACTCCGACGGCGCGTGAGATGATTCATATTGGCGAGGTGAGCGGACAATTGGAGACCGCCCTTCGCAAAGTGTCGCAGTACCATTTGGAGGAAGCGACGCACGCCGTCAATGTAGTAACGAAGATATTCAATGCGTTAATAGTGCTCCTTGTGGCGGCGCTGGTTTGTTATATTTTGATCACATTCTATACGCAGTTGTATGGAGGGATGTTCGATGCCCTTGACGTTTGAGAAAGAAATTGAGGAAGAACCAAAGGATCGGACCAAGCTGATATGGTTGGGCGTGATTGTGGTTTTCATCGGCATGCTTGTCGTGATCTGGTCGTACGGCAGGTTGAAGCCCCACCATTCGGTAGTGCGTGCGAAGCACATTCTTATTTCGTCAAGTGTTGCGAACCCTGCGGAACAAGCGCGCGCACTCGAATTGGCGCAGGATTTACGAAAGCGGATTTTGGCCGGTGAGGATTTCGGGAAGCTTGCGGAGAAATACTCGAACGATCCACAGAGTGCAAGCAGAGGCGGTGACCTCGGTTACGTGGATAAGGGTACCCTCACGCCGGGATTTGAAGAATACGTTTGGTCGGCGCCCGTTGGTCAGCTTAGTGAAGTTATCAAGACCAGCTTTGGGTATCACCTGATCGTCGTCGTTGACCGTATTGTCTCGGATATCGATCGTGCCAAGCAGCGTGAGAATGAGGAATGGCACCGCAAGATTTCGGGAGAGCGGCAGGAAACCGATCAGCCCGCGCCATCAACGGCCGGAACCAGTGCCCCGGGTGAACAGTCTCCGACTCAGCCTGCTCCCGCTCCGGGGCAATAAGGCAGGCGGGAGGCCGCTTGTAGCCAAGAGAGGCGCGGTCCGTGCCTTGTGAGATTTGGCGTTTCGACCTGCTTCGTCAGTGCTACGTTCAAGCGGCGCGTAGGCGACGATATTGGATGGCGCCCTAGGCCCCTTATCCTGGGCTCCGATTGGGTTTGTCTGCAGTAGTCTGCATGAATTGCGATAATTGAGAGAGGAATTCGTATCACGTGAGTCTTTACGACTGTCTATCAGGCCCTATCCTTGCGGCATTCCCAGAACTTGATGCCGCTGACCTCGCCTTCACTCCGCCGCCCAAGCTCGACATGGGTGATTTGGCGTTGCGAACCTTCGAGTCCGCCAAGAAACTGGGTGTGCCGCCTCCCCAACTGGCGGTGCGTATCGCGAAGGAAGTGAGTTTCGGTTCGGAAGTTAGAGAAGTACTTACGGCTGGGCCGTATGTCAACTTCCGCTTGAATCGCGATGTATTTGGAGCGGCTATTGTAGGTCGTATTTTGCGCGAAGGCGCGGCATACGGCTCGAACAAGAGCGGCGTCGGCAAGACGGCCCTTCTTGAGCATACGAGCATTAACCCGAACGCAAGTCCGCACGTGGGGCGCGCCCGAAACGCCATGATTGGCGACGGATTGGCCCGGCTGCTGCGCTTCGAAGGGTATGATCTGGAAGTCCACTATTACGTGAACGACATTGGACGCCAGATCGCTTTGCTGGTGCTCGCGTGCGATACGGCAGAGGAACGCTCGTTCGACGACATGCTGCGCATCTATAGCGAAGCCAATGCCCGCGCGGAACAGGATGAAGCGTTTGCGGCGCAAGGCTATGAGATGCTGGCGCGGATCGAGCAGGGCGACGCGGAAGCTCGCAAACGGTTTCACAAGGTCACGGAAATGTGCCTGCGTGGGCAGGTACAGGTGCTCGGCCGTTTGGGAATCGTGTACGACAAGTTCGATCGCGAATCCGACTTTGTAAAAGACCCGCGCCTGGAGCAGGTGCTGGAGGCATTGAAGGCCAAGGACGCTGTATTCGTCGATGAAGAGCAGCGCCTATCGGTGGACCTTTCCAAGATCGGTCATGCGTACGATGAGGGCCGTTACTTCGCGTTGCTGCGTTCCAATGGCAGTTCGATGTACGGTTACCGCGATTTGGCGTATACCATCGAGAAGATGTCCAAGAATGCGGATCTGAACCTTATCGTGCTTGGCGAAGACCACCGGCTGTACATGCAGCAAATATCGCTGATATTGGCCGC comes from the Candidatus Hydrogenedentota bacterium genome and includes:
- a CDS encoding type II secretion system F family protein, with protein sequence MGLFSSQIAIKKMVPLCRQIATTYDAGIPIVRALDVVGRQQKDKQVRELLTQMNDSIKNGSSLAEAARAQSKVLPTFFIELIASGERGGKLDVMLRDLAQYFEDRLDMQRQISRTMMYPCIQLAFAWFCGTFALRLIPKITAGFAGKGEAFDLMAYFREYAIFQAEAMLFFATFFAICVVLSRLGLFGYIWGFFATKMWPLSQVTRRFALARFFRSMSLLIGSGLRIDHCVESSAAVTANPYMKNDLLKAIPLIRDGSTLVEAFSVSRYLTPTAREMIHIGEVSGQLETALRKVSQYHLEEATHAVNVVTKIFNALIVLLVAALVCYILITFYTQLYGGMFDALDV
- a CDS encoding peptidyl-prolyl cis-trans isomerase — protein: MPLTFEKEIEEEPKDRTKLIWLGVIVVFIGMLVVIWSYGRLKPHHSVVRAKHILISSSVANPAEQARALELAQDLRKRILAGEDFGKLAEKYSNDPQSASRGGDLGYVDKGTLTPGFEEYVWSAPVGQLSEVIKTSFGYHLIVVVDRIVSDIDRAKQRENEEWHRKISGERQETDQPAPSTAGTSAPGEQSPTQPAPAPGQ
- the argS gene encoding arginine--tRNA ligase, with the translated sequence MSLYDCLSGPILAAFPELDAADLAFTPPPKLDMGDLALRTFESAKKLGVPPPQLAVRIAKEVSFGSEVREVLTAGPYVNFRLNRDVFGAAIVGRILREGAAYGSNKSGVGKTALLEHTSINPNASPHVGRARNAMIGDGLARLLRFEGYDLEVHYYVNDIGRQIALLVLACDTAEERSFDDMLRIYSEANARAEQDEAFAAQGYEMLARIEQGDAEARKRFHKVTEMCLRGQVQVLGRLGIVYDKFDRESDFVKDPRLEQVLEALKAKDAVFVDEEQRLSVDLSKIGHAYDEGRYFALLRSNGSSMYGYRDLAYTIEKMSKNADLNLIVLGEDHRLYMQQISLILAAAGISTPEPIYYSYILLKEGKMSTRQGKVVLLSDFLDEATARAIEKVEEQCKDLSPEECAEIAAHVAVAAIRFAILRVGANKNVIFDWDSSLSFTGDTGPYVQYSCARISSILRKFGKPVPMEPVSPFPMETSSEWALLTNLAMFSDAVRQAVSQRSCAPVAQFVLETARLFTTFYHDCPVLDAATEAQRIARAQLCYATRRTLENALHLLGIQALERM